The Streptomyces sp. NBC_00576 genome contains the following window.
CCGGTTACGGCCCCAGCGACCTCCAGTCCGCCTACGGACTGACCTCCGCCGCCTCCTCCAACGGCGCCGGCAGGACCATCGCGATCGTCGACGCCTACGACGACCCGAACGCCGCGTCCGACCTCGCGGCCTACCGCTCGTACTACGGCCTCTCCGCCTGCACGGTCGCCAACGGCTGCTTCAAGAAGGTCAGCCAGACCGGCTCGACGACCTCCCTCCCCGCCGCCGACAGCGGCTGGGCCGGCGAGATCTCCCTCGACCTCGACATGGCCAGCGCGATCTGCCCGAACTGCAACATCCTGCTGGTCGAGGCCACCTCGTCCTCGATGGCCAACCTCGGCACCGCCGTGAACCGCGCGGTCACCCTGGGCGCCAAGTACGTCTCCAACAGCTACGGCGGGTCTGAGTCCTCCTCCGACACCAGCTACGACAGCTCGTACTTCAACCACCCCGGCGTCGCCATCACGGTCAGCGCGGGCGACTCGGGCTACGGCTCCGAGTACCCGGCAGCCTCCAAGTACGTCACCTCCGTCGGCGGCACCAAGCTGTCCACCGCCTCCACCACCCGCGGCTGGACCGAGAGCGTGTGGAAGACCAGCAGCACCGAGGGCACCGGCTCCGGCTGCTCCTCGTATGACGCGAAGCCGACCTGGCAGACCGACACGAGCTGCACCAAGCGCATGATCTCCGACGTCTCCGCCGTGGCAGACCCCGCGACCGGCGTCTCGGTCTACGACACCTACGGCGAGTCCGGCTGGGCCACCTACGGCGGCACCAGCGCCGCCTCCCCGATCATCGCGGGCGTCTACGCCCTCGCCGGCACCCCGTCGAGCAGCTCCTACCCCGCCTCGTTCCCCTACACGAAGGCCGGCACCTCGGCCCTCAACGACGTGACCTCGGGCAACAACGGCACGTGCTCCACGAGCTACTACTGCACCGCCAGGTCCGGCTACGACGGCCCGACCGGTTGGGGCACCCCGCAGGGTGTGAGCGCCTTCACCGGCTGAACCACCTCACCGGCTGACCCAGAACCACCAGATCCAGCCAATACGTAGGTCAAAGCACAACTCAACACACAAACGCCACCGGAGGTCGTGGGGATCACCGGCGGGCACTGGGGAACGGGCCGCGGCTACCAGCCGCGGCCCGTCGCCATGTCCGAGGTCCGCGATAGCCTTCACCTGGATACGGACCGTCAGAAGCGGTCCGTGACCGTGCGGGTGGTCACAGGTGGCCATCGGTGGTCAACGACGGAACCACACCACAGGTTCCGCCCACACCTCATTGCCCGGCGTAACCTGCCGTGATACACAGAGTGACCATACGATCCGTTCAACCCCTCGCACACCGCCCCACGCTCACCCCATAGGGTGCCGCGTGGGTCGGCGGCAAGGTATTCGTACGAAACCCGCCAATCAATGACGCCAAGTCGACATCCGGCAGCATCATTGTCGGCGAGAATGGACCTGACCTCTGCACTGCGGCAGGGGGCGCGCGGAACTACCCGACAGGGGCGGTGACTTACATGTGGCTTGCGGCCGAAAAGGGCGACATCAACACCATCATCGGCGGGATCGCTCCGGACTGGGGCCCCTTCGGCAGCCTGGGCACCGAAGCGAAGACGATGGTCCAGGTCGTGATGGCCGTGGCCATCCTGATGTGCCTGGGCATCGCGATCTGGGGTGCGGCCAAGCAGCGCATCGGCGCCACCGCGCTGCGTGACACCTTCAGCGCGGAACAGGGCAAGGGCCTCATCATCGCGGGCCTGACAGGCGTGTTCATCATCGGCTCACTCGGCACCCTCTTCACCATCGTGTACGGCATGGCGGTGTAGCCGGCGCCACCTGCGCGTGGCGCACCGTCAGTCGGACCGCCGGACGAACCCGGTTCTTCCTCCCACCACCCACCCACCCGTCGTGCCCACCGACTGAGGTTGCGTCTCCCTGATGTCGAGTCACCACACCGCGCCCGCGCGGGAACCAGCACGGCTACCGTCGTACTGTCACGCGTACCCGTACGCGTGGATTCGACACGAGTTCGATACCGAGTTCGAGGGGACGGGCGCGCAATGAGCCTCGGTGACAGCCAGAGCAACGGCGACTCCGCGCGCCCCGACGACGGCGGGTACGGCGGCACCGGCCAGACCCGGACCCGCTACCACGACCAGGGAAACGGCGGCACCTACGGCGGCGCCCAGCGCCCCAAGTCCTCGCGGGGCATGGTGACAGGGGTCGCCGTGGTCGCCCTGCTGATCGCGGCGATCGCCGTCGCGAACCGCGGAGGAGACGATTCGCCTACGTCCACG
Protein-coding sequences here:
- a CDS encoding S53 family peptidase, whose amino-acid sequence is MRTSPPSSQSTHGRWRRIGTAAVATAALALAGLGTAAQAGAATPATPKVTAKTIAAQVAKAHVTYTSQCGETPAKGHASCNALRVTGGTTAFQEAQAARKGTAPATIKPNATSATPTGYGPSDLQSAYGLTSAASSNGAGRTIAIVDAYDDPNAASDLAAYRSYYGLSACTVANGCFKKVSQTGSTTSLPAADSGWAGEISLDLDMASAICPNCNILLVEATSSSMANLGTAVNRAVTLGAKYVSNSYGGSESSSDTSYDSSYFNHPGVAITVSAGDSGYGSEYPAASKYVTSVGGTKLSTASTTRGWTESVWKTSSTEGTGSGCSSYDAKPTWQTDTSCTKRMISDVSAVADPATGVSVYDTYGESGWATYGGTSAASPIIAGVYALAGTPSSSSYPASFPYTKAGTSALNDVTSGNNGTCSTSYYCTARSGYDGPTGWGTPQGVSAFTG